GCACCAGGAGAAGAGGCATCGAACATATTCGAAGCAAGAACTGGTCTTGTCTTCCTCCTAGGAAGTCTCTGTCTCGCTGtacctgctgctgctcttgttgCCTCTTATCTCTGATTCCTTGATCTCTGCCTCTAATTCGGCAATTCCCCTCAGTTTGTACCCTAATCTGTATCCGATTTACCCATAATCAATTAGTGGTTGTGATTTGGCGGTCGAGATTTGAGATGCATCAATTTTATCTCTCTTGCATTTGCCATCTCCTGTTGACCGTTTCAGTCTGCCGTGGGGGGCGATGAAGCCAGCAAAGCATACAGGGTTTCcgtaaaaaaaaggaaaggaatggAAATACTGCAGCAATGAATGATTCAAAACACATACTACACAAGTATGTATAATAACGAGATTTTGAGATTGAAACGGGGAGACATTAGTATCCGGCAAATTGCAGGGAAATCTTAATCGGACAACAAGTAGAGTGAGTGGTTCATTGCTAACAGGGAAGGAATGCTGCAGCCAGGCAGGAGATGTCACTCTGATTAGTCTgccgtggacggcggcggctggtcgCCGTCGGCCTGCTGCGACTGGAGCGGCGGGAGGAGCTGCGACTTGCGGCGGGTGTCGCGGGGTGGGAGCGGGATGGCGACGAAGTGCTTGGTCTTGGAGATGGGGCGGGAGCTGCGGAGCTCCACGACGTCGCCGACCTTGAACTGGTTCTCCGGGTCGTGCGCCTGGTACTTCTTCTTGATGCGCTCCCGCCGCTTGTACTTGGGGTGCGGCGCCAGGCGCACCACCTCCACGCCCACCGTCTTGTCCGCCTTGGTCGTCACCACCCGCCCCGTCAGCTGCTTCGCCGCCTCGATCCGGAggagccccgccggccggcacccCTGCGCCTGCTGCGGGGAGGGCGAGACCCGCAGCGTCGGCGGGGAGACGATGAAGGGGGAGCTCAGCAGCATTCTCTCTCTCCTTGTCAATCACCGGGAGCGGAAGCCCCTGTTGTTTCCccaggagctcctaaaattggAACATCGAATATTCTGATAGTATTagatatagactaattacaaaattaattggttagatggagattaatttgggagacgaatctattaagctaattagttcatgatttgataatatagTGCTAtggtaaatatgtgctaatgatggattaattagacttaataaattcgtctcgggaattagccttcatctgtgtaattagttcttctaattagccttcaaATATTAAATGCGAcagatgtgatatgaattttagttcgGACTGAACATCCAAACGCCGACTTTTCCTTTTTGCATCTTCCTTTTATCTCCTTGCTTTCCCGGCCAACCAGCTTACCTTCCCTGGCCGGCCCACCCGGCCATCTAGGCCTGCTACCGCGCCCCGCTTACCAGGCCGCCTTCGGCCCAAAGCCAACCTGCCGGCCCGCTTGTCTCCCGCAGCTGCAGCAGGCCGCCTTTTCCCTTCTGGCCAGCAGGCTGCCTTTACTTCTAGCGAAGCAATAGCTTGCTTCTTCCCTCGTTCTTATGCACTCGCTTCTCAGCTTCATGTCCTCCACCTCCAGTTTCCATTAAGGTGGTATTTGGATCCAAAGTtgatgggctaaagtttagtccctaatTTTTAAcccctaaaatttagtccttgtGGGGTATTTGGATGCAAGAGCTAAAAGGTAGTCTTCCTTGAGCTAATGACTGATTTGCCCTCATTTATTGAGTCAAACAACATGCATGTCTCAAATTCACTTTTATTGACTCCATCCACacgcacatgcacatgcacatgcacgctCAGAACTCCAATTCATCTGGCCATGCACATGCACGCCGAGGACTCCACTTCCTCCGGCCATGCACaggcacatgcacatgcacgccCAGGCCCTTCCTCCGGCCATGCACAGGCGCTGGCCAGGAACAGGCGCCGGCCAGGAGGAACACGCTGCTGTTCCTCCTGGACAGTGAATAGTTTTTATTCGTACAATTACATCATCGTTCAAACATACAATTCAAAAACTCTACGATCAACTACAAGAAATAAAATACTCTACGATCTATTATACAAACTTGAGGCTATTTGATCACGGAATGCATTCATATTTGTATCTTCGTCCCTTGATTGAGTATTGTGCTGTGGGGGTTGAGAGGTTGATGCTTCATGAGGAACATAGTTCTCATCACGGTCACAACGATCAAAGTCCTCATCCTCCATATGACTCTCTCTAATAAAGTTATGAAGTGCCATACATGCAACAATTATCTGACTTTGCTTTGGCATTGGATAACTAGGCACTTTCAATAAAATCCGCCACTTCATCTTAAGAACTCCAAATGACCTCTCCACACAATTCCTAAGAAATGAATGAGCGAAGTTAAAggtctctttcatacctttgGGCATCGGCCCCTGTCTGAACTCTGGAAGATGGTACTTCGTTCCCTTGTAAGGTGCAAGGTAACCAGGCCGATTGGGGTATCCAGAGTCCACTAGGTAAAACTTCCCTGCAAATACGAACATTCTTGTTACATACAAAAGCTACAACCGATGATGACCAACTTACTGAATGTGCAAACATAGGCATAACATACCAGGAGGGGGGTGGGTGGGAACATGTCTTTGTACTTGTCTGTTGCATCATTGAAAACCCTCATGTCATGTactgaaccaggccagcccgcaAGAACAAACGTGAACCTCAAGTCAAAGTCACAGACCGCAAGCACATTCTGTGTAGTGAAGCCCTTTCGACAAAGATGTTGCACCACCTTGTTACTTGGCACGACAACTGGTATATGAGTGCCATCTATTGCACCTATACAATTGTTGAAGTGTGGAAAGGATCTAGGATTCTGTAACCTACGGTGCATTATTCTAAATTCAGGGTCGAGGGGCTTGATTATGTCAGCTGCTAGCTTTATGATACACTTCAAAACTTTGTCAAAATTATGATGAACTGTTTCTAATGATCTCTCTAATCTGTTCTCAGCTTGTCTGACTGACTGAGGTGCACCAACCATCCAAAGAAACATTCCTAAGACCTCTACTGAAGAGCTCTTTGATGTGGACTTTAGGCCATAAGATTGCACCAACAGATCATGCAGACGATCAAATAATTCTCTACTCATTCTAAACATGTTATAGCATTGCACACTATCTGCTAGATTTCTCATCACCCAATCATGACCACTTTCAACCGTCTTTCTCTTCTTACTTTTCTTAAAGTAGGTTGCATGATACATACCAAACAGCAGCAGGTCCTCTGTGAATTGCCTTTCATATTCACTATCCTCCTCAGCAATAAGCCTCAATATTTCATCCTCACTAGAGTCACTGTCCTCATCCTCCATATCCTGGacataataaaaaaaaaatgaatcagTGAACCATACAACAAAACAGTGACATCATTCAACCAGCACAAAGTGACAGAATTTAATTTCCAAGCAGTGACATTTCATAATCAGCACAAACAGGTCAAATAAATGCATTGCATCACAAACAGCATCACAAATTTATTTGAAATGTTTCAGCAATTAGTACAGACAGTTTACTTCAACACAAAAGCATCACCACAAAGACATAATCCTAATCTAGGTTGTGCTGCTTGCAATATCTTCTCAAGAAGGTCAGCCTTCCTTCAGATGTGGTCATGTTAATGAAGAACTGTCTCAAGGAGTCATTTAAGCAAATCTGAGATACAACATAGTACTCAGGACTAGTTTCATCCACCCCACACTCCAAAACCAACTTCTGAGCCTCCTTAATTTTGCTGTCCAACAGAGCCATCTTCTTGTCTTGCCTATTGGAGACAGCTTCCTTGATGAACTGATTCCTTTCAGCTTGTTGCTTAGAAGAGAAACTAATGTAATCCTTCATCATCTTGACCATTGGGCTTTTGGTCTTCTTGTTTGGACTTGAAGCTGTTGTGCTGGTACTACTGGTCCTCTTGCGGCTGCTTGTACTCATAGGACTGTGTACATACTTTGTAGGTACCTCTTGCTCAGGCATCTGTTGCTCAGGTTCTTCATGCTCTTCAGGCTCCTCAAGCTCCTCTGGCTCTTCAggttcttcatcatctgcaTTGGTGTATCCTGGCACAAAAGAGCTTGAACCATCCACAACTACACCATCAAATATACGCTCTAGCATTGGTAGGTACTCAGGAGGCCCATACATTATTTTCATCCATTCTGGATGTTTTTGCACATGTAGTAGTTGAAGTTAGTTTGCAATCAGATGGGGCCTTGCTAGCTGCACATGTGATATATCAACAAGTACCTTTGTTGCAGTCTCCCACCACTCCAAGGTTGCAGTAGGCCACCCATTTTCATCACGGCCTAAACCATTGTCGGAATGGATGTCTTTTATGAACTGGTACATTCCCTTGAGCTGCCTAATCCTATTAGATATCTGTTTCCTATCATGCCTCAGCCCTGAACCACAGTAATATTTTTCTATGACAAGCTTGTACCCTCTTGCTGTCATAGTCCCTTTAATGTAGTTACCCAATTCAATTTGCTCAACAAGTAATTGACACAACAGGTTGTTATTCTGCTCTGTTGTCCAACTTCCTCTGTCCATTTTATTCtaccatatgcatcacaagaaaAATTACATCAGAACTCCAATACACATGCATAATCTATCTCATAAGTAATGTACTAAGGTCGCTGTTAGTGTAGCAAAAAAATGTAGCTACAAATCCATATCCATCACTTGTTACCATCTAATTTGCATATAGCAAGTGTTGACCACCCCCTTATTCTACCTCTGTACCCCCCCACCTCTTTCTCTGTCTctgtcacacacacacacacacagcttATGCACAGGCGCTGGCAACCTCCTACTCCATCACCTTCAAGTGGTGGCTAACATGCATCACAAGCACAAGTATTTCATTTTACTCTACCAACAGTTGGCCACCCATTTACTACTCTGAGATCAAGTGTTTAGCACTCATACCTGACGGCTTGGAAACACTTCTTGCACTTTGTTGTCTTCAATGTCGTCGTTGTCGTTGCCCTGCCGTCCACCACGTCgaccacggccacggcctacTGATGGACCAGGCGCCGCCGAGGAAGGTCCACGCATAccacgaccggcggcggcaaccgGTGGCAATcgaccgcggcggccgcgactGGACGGCGAGCATTCGCCGCGGCCTCCTACGGCTCCGCCACAGCTCCGAGCACTGCGTAAACCGAGCGTGCGAGAGGTACCTCTTCTGCCACCGCGCGGTTGAGAATGATGAGGCCCCGTGCTCTCCGACGCCGCCAGTGCGCCGGATTGCAGGATCCCCTGATACGCCGCTATCGACGACCAGTCGTTCGCCTGCGAGTTGAGGTCCAGCGCCTCAATGCTAATCCGGGGACCACTGACGGATCCCGACCCCGGATACTGGCTGCCGTCGCTGGGGAAGAGGTCGAAGTTACCGCTGAAGAAGTCCCTGGTGCCGTCGTCGCCGAATCCGTCCATCGGCGGCGTGCGGATGTAGGCGGTTGAGGTGCTCCGGTGACTGGTGTGGCGAAGGGAAGGGGACGGGATGTAGATCTGGCgagaggtgcggcggcggtgagctCAGCACAGAGGGGTGGCGCCGGCGATGCGGGAGCGTGTCAGAggcaggggaggcggagggagtCGGGTGATAGGGGCGGATGCGGTGTAGATCTGGCGAATGCAGCGTCGAGAGGGGTGGAGGTGGCGATGCGGGAgagggtggtggcggtggcgatgtgagaagaaggggaggcggGGGGAATCGGGCGAGACGGGGGGAGGCGGTGGAGATCTGGTGAGCGGGGCGGCGCGAGGGGTGTGCGAGAGCTGGTGGCGGCCTGCGCGGAGGAGGGAGATGCGGATGAGGGCGACGGGCAggtgcggaggcggaggagatggtggcggcgCCGTGGGTCCGAGCACAGATGGCGGGGACGTagaggcgtcggcggcgggcgaaggaggcggggaCAAGAGGAGcacgcggggagggagggagagagtgcGGGGGAGGAGAGAGTGGCGGACGAGGGCGACGGGCAGAtgcggaggtggaggaagtggcggcggCTCCGTGGGTCAGAGCAGAGGTGGCGGGGCCGACGACGCGACGCCAGCGGcaccgggcggaggaggcggggccgggaGGAGCACacggggagggaggaagagagtGCGGGGGAGGATAGAGGTGCGGATGAGGGTGAGGGGCAGGTGCGGGAGAGGATAGGGCGACGGGCAGGGGCGTGCCTAGGGTTGTGTGTGAGGGGAGGGGTATGGGGTGTCCAGGTTCACTTTTAGCTCCTTTTAGGACCTCTttgggggctaaattttagctccaaaTTTTTAGCTATTGTACACTTTTAgcccacctgtttggatcccaagagctaatTTTTGGGCTAAAAGTGCAGAGCTAAAAATTAGCCCTtggatccaaacaagccctaagaGCACCGCCCGCTCCACCTTCTCCTCGAGCTCCCCTCATCTCAGCAGCCACACATACACGGCACGCCACCGCCAGCACCTCGCCAGTGCGCACCCGTTCTTCCATCCTTGCCGCGCGCGTCCTCATCCCTCAGCTACATACTGCCGGATTCGACCAAGCTCGCGCCGACGTTCCAGCTCGTCGAGCTCCGCGCGCTCCTCGACGAACAGTCGGGCGATTTCTCGTGCTGGATCCCTGCAAGGCGAGCGTCGATGACGCGGGAGGACGGGAGGTGGTACCTGACAAGTAGCAGCATGACCCACTGAGCAGCTTCAGAGTTGAGATGGGTGCTGCGCAACAAGACATAACCGAAGGAACaagatggtggtggcggcctcATCTGGTCTGTGGAGATATAATGTTGCAATCaatatttcttttttgtgtTGCGCTACATCATTTTTCGTACCGCGATAGGTGATTTTCAATGTTGCAGAAAAACTAATCAAGATATGGTTATAGCTGTTTTCTGATGTTGCAACAAGGATGCTTTTGTTCTATTAGTATTTTCTCAATGTTGCACAAGGTGTTCTAAGAAGTTTCAAATGTATGCATCTTGCAACATTGTTGGTCGTTGGACTTGTATCGGCAGGTGCCGTTAAGATGTACTCGTAATATCCTTTCTATTTCTCTCTCTGTTTCTGTGTTGTATGGATTTATACTATCTGAGATAGTGATTCACATGTGATAGTCTTCCTGGGACTATCACCGAGGtacgtaggcttgaattcttaGTTTGTTTTGGGAATTTAGTCAGTTTCACCATCTTTCTCTCTTACTAGTGGGGGAGTGCTTGCCCT
This sequence is a window from Setaria italica strain Yugu1 chromosome III, Setaria_italica_v2.0, whole genome shotgun sequence. Protein-coding genes within it:
- the LOC101753615 gene encoding 30S ribosomal protein S17, chloroplastic; translated protein: MLLSSPFIVSPPTLRVSPSPQQAQGCRPAGLLRIEAAKQLTGRVVTTKADKTVGVEVVRLAPHPKYKRRERIKKKYQAHDPENQFKVGDVVELRSSRPISKTKHFVAIPLPPRDTRRKSQLLPPLQSQQADGDQPPPSTAD